In Lycium barbarum isolate Lr01 chromosome 9, ASM1917538v2, whole genome shotgun sequence, the DNA window tcCATTCTCTTCAATTTCCTGTATGAAGAGGTAAGTCTGTCTATTTTACTCCTTCAACCTTGCTTCCCTCTGGAGTACCTTTGGGTCAAAAGTGTGATCATCCCACTCTGGTATGTGTTGGCTATTAATTTTGATTTGTCCATCAATTTTTTTCAAATATCGAAGTTTGATTTACTTGTTTACCCTTTTAACTTCTGTTTTTGCTAAAAAACTGTAGGCATGAATCAAGATTTATTGAAAGTATTATAAAACAAGTCCTACAAGAGGTCAACCAGACACCTCTAGATGTTGCTTGGCACCCTGTTGGAGTAGATTCCCGCATCGAACATATGGAGTTGTTACTGCAAAATGGATGTGAACAAGAAGTTCATATGGTTGGTATATATGGTGTTGGTAGAATTGGAAAAACAACTCAGGCAAAAGCTATCTACAACAGAATATTTCGATACTTCGGTAGTAGTTGCTTCCTTTTAGACGTTAAATCAGAAGCTGCAGCATTTGGTCTAGTCAAGTTACAAGAAAAACTACTTCATCAAATTCTCAAAACTAAGGACATCAAAGTTAGCAGTACTGCTGAAGGCATCAATCTAATCAAAGCATGACTTGGGTCAAAGAAGGTTCTAATTATTCTTGATGACGTCGACCATATAAGACAATTAGAATCCTTAACGAGAGAAAGAAGTTGGTTTGGTTCGGGTAGTTTAATAATTATTACAACCCGTGACGAGCATTAGCTATGTGGGCTTCGAGAAAATGAGAGATACAAGGCCAAACTCTTAAAATACAATGAAGCTCGGCAACCTTTTTCTTGTCATGCTTTTAACAGTCTTTCCCCACCACAAGAATATGTTGAGCTGTCACAAGGCATGAGCAAATATTCAGGTGGGCTACCATTAGCTCTTGTGACATTGGGGTCACATTTGCAAGGGAGATCCGTCGAAGAATGGAGATACGAATTGAAAAAACTAAGAGCAATTCCTCATATTGATATACAAAAAATACTCAAGATAAGCTTCGATGGACTAGATTGTGATACATAGAGTGTTTTTCTTGATATTGCGTGCACCTTCCATGGGTTTGATAGGGATGAAGTTGCCGATGCATTAAATGCATGTGGCTTTTATTTTGAAAGTGCAATCGCAACTTTGGTAAAAAAATGTTTGCTCCAAAATGCATGGAGTTTGGTGATGCATGATCTAGTGCGAGATATGGGAAGAGAAATTGTTCGCATGGAATCACCCCGAGACCCTGGAAAACAAAGTAGACTGTTCAACCCTCAAGAAGTCTGCGATGTTCTACAAGCAAATAAAGTCAGTAAATTCTTTATCTTTATTggttattgattttattttttatttgcttaTTGTTTCTGTTTTCACTACTAGAATTCAATTCATCTGTTTCTTCTCTGATTAGTAAATTATTTCTAGTTTTTTGCCAAACTATAAATGAGCATTTGCCGTAGACTATATTCTTTCCAAGATTAGTTATTCAAAGATGTTTGACTGtcatttttaaaactttttaatctTTTGTGTATTTGTTGTAGGCATTTATAGTACATTTACATTATTATTTCTAGACCTATATATACGAATTAGGCATGATGTTTATCCTTTTTATTCTTCTGATAATATCAAGTTTGAATGCAGCTATAAGCTAGTGTTATAAACATTCTCATCTTAGATCTTTTagcaattttaatttttttaacatCCTTTAGTTGGATCTGATGTGTAAATTCATTTTTCTTGGTACATAATCGATTCTCTTTGTTTGACCTTCATTTGTATAAAGCATTTTTCTCTCTTAATTTCCTGTACTTGACATGGTCTTATGGTACTTTTCGTTTTACTGAACTACAGGGTTCCAAAAAGGTAGAAGTATTGATGGTAGATTCACAGGCATTAAAGGGTGTGAACTTAAGCACCGACGCATTTAAGAAAATGATAAATCTTAGGGTGCTTATAATTGACGGCCAGTTAAATATCAGTGGAGATTTTGAGCTGTTGTCCAAGGAGCTCAGATGTTTGTCTTGGAAAGAATGTCCTTTAAAATGtattggtcactacccagtgtaatcccacaatagtggggtctggggagggtaagatgtacgcagccttacccctacctgggtagggaggctgtttccgattgaccctcggcaaccctcctcctttatccgggcttgggaccggcaatgtgagcgagctcacacaggcggagtttcTAGGTGATAAACTTTAAAATGTATATCATCaaattttctaggtgataaacttGTAGTTCTGGATATGCGGGAGAGTGATATGCAAGAATTTGGTTTGAATTTTCAGGTTCGTTACTCAATTCTGCAATTTCATGTGTACTATTATTGCAACTAAGGTAAATAAAATCTTACTTGTAAGATGGTTTACTTTTAGTGTTGGAAGAAGTTGGATCTCTCAGATAGCAAGCGTCTCAGAAGAACTCCAAACTTCAACGGTTCACGAAGTCTTGAGACTTTATGGCTTCATGGTTGCTCAAGTCTGACGGAGATCCATCCAtcaattggaaatttggacagACTAATTGATCTGGATTTTTCTGGTTGCAAAAAGCTTACGGATCTTCCGAGCAGCATATGCCGGCTAAAATCATTGGAAACCTTGGACATTTGTCGGTGCTCATCTTTACAAACGCTGCCAGTTGACCTTGGAGATATGCGATGTCTAAAATTTCTTGCTGCAAGTGATACGGGTATAAAACAATTGCCTAGATCTGTTGAAATGCtaaaagatctcaaaaatttgGATGTGGGAGGTAAATATATAGAGGCCAAAAGGAGTTTTTCCCGAAGAAGAGTCCCTCGCATACAATCCTTGTCTACCTTTCTTTCGTGTTTAGTCCTTAAAAACTGTGGTTTCTCTGAGGCTGATATTCCTAGGGATATTGGGAGTTTATCCTCCTTGACATATTTAGATATGAGCGGCAACagtttcctttgatttttctagCTTACAATCTTTGATGTTCTTGCATTTGAATGATTGTGAGAATCTTCAAATACTCCCATCAGTATCAAATTTAGCACGTCTTACAATTTTGGAAATTGCAAATTGCAAGAAATTGGTCAACATTACAGGTTTGGACAACCTCCCGCACTCCATGGTATGAGCATGCTTAATTGTACTTCTCTGCAGAATCCATTCACTGAAGGCTTCTTTAGTTTTCATGCTCCGGCATTTCCATCggttagtctctctctctctctctctctcccccatAGTAATAATCTTCCGTCTTCGTTTGATGAAGCAGAGTTTAGAAATTTATCTCCAAAGCAATGAGATTCCACATTGGTGCAACAATCAAGTAACATCTTCTTCTATCTGCTTCACTATGCCCACACATAGTAAGGAGTATACGTTTTTAGGAATGATTCTCGCGTGTGTTCACAAGTTTGCCAACATACCCACTTCAAGAGGTTTCCATTCGCGTAGCTTGAGCTTTAGTATTGCCGGAAAACTGTTATCGAGAGGCAACTGGGTTTATGATTATGTAATACCCGATGGACAGGCAGAATTATTATGTGTACTTTACATGTCTTTCTTAGAAGAACCTTTTGATTGCCAGATGAAAGGCGGAGAAATGATGCAAATCACTGAGAAGCAAATCGCTGAGATAGGTGAAGAATGTACAGTAAGGGCATGTAAGCAACAATTTAGGAACAGGGAATTAAATATTAAggaaaaactgattttcttgccAATTGCCGATATCCAATTCCACATCACAGTAACTGTTATGAAAATTAAAAGTAAAGAATCTATATAAACGCATAAAAGTCGTGTCTTAATGCACCTTTCGTCAATGAAACTCATATCCAAACTTATCAACTCTTCATATTTCTTAGGATTAATGGCATCCCGCATCCTACAAATCCTAACTCGATCATCGAACTATCCCGATCAATATCCAACTCTGAAAGCAAAGAGTTGACATTCTTAAAATTCAATAAGAAGCAAGTCAAAATAAGCAAACTATAGCATGCAAAAAATAACTTGCAGTCCATATAAAAGTAGAGTATCAAGATGGAGAGAAATGAATTCTCACTGTAATTATCAGTGATTAATACACATCAAAAatcatttaaattttaaaatcgaGAAAGCAACCATATGATGCAATGATTAaccttttcttcattttcttcctCACCCCTTACGTACActaagaaagaaaaaggaaaatgtaGAATTGGTAATGACAAACAACATGAAAACAAAATCTTAACATATTATgctaaaaaagaaaaaggaaattggaGATAAGGACCAACCTGTATTCATCCGTCTTGCCACAGAAAAATACTAACGCAAAGAGATTCAATTGGCTACACTTACCATTTCCAGTTAAGTCAAATCATCAAATCAATCACCCCGTTGATAAAAATACAAAATCAAGAAACAGTCATCTGGGAGAACCCAAGAAAAATAAATGACAATCTGGGATTTTCTGTTGCAATGTACAGCTTTAGAAAACAAAAAATTTACACCATCAAATATGAAAAATACTCATTCCATGAAAGTAGATAGAGGCAGATAGCCTTTGCGAGTTTTCCATGAAATAATGGAGACTATCCGGAAATTGAAGCTCATTGCCACCCTATCATGATTCAGAGATATCAAGAAAATGAAAAATCTTCTAAGAACAGACTACCAAAATGTTGCAGTAGGCCGATAGAATGTCAACCAATGCATCTAATGAATGAAATGTGTGTGTTTCACTTGGAAGAAGCAATTGGTAAATGAAAAATTTATTTAAAGGACATTCAAGTTCCAACAAATGAAACGTGAGGCTGACTTGGGGAGGTAAACGGCTTTAGAGCTTTATTAGTACGTGGGCTGAATCAGAGGGTTTATTGGACTTTTATTGCTTCGGGGGCTGACTATTCTAATGATTAATTGATGAGACTTTTGTTAATCTAATTATTTAATATATTATGTAGAGAAATGAAGGAAAAAAtaccaaaaaaaggagaaaaaagataaatagcaatgCTGGTCATAAAGAAATGTCACATCATCTTGTTTATAtttaattttatattatatatagattgctCCATGTATGCTGACTTTGAATCTAATTCAATGTTCATCCTTAATCCTAGCTTGAAATCAGCAATCTGAGCAAGCTCACATGCTTTTTCAATATTTTCATTCTATTTTACGTAATTGTACCACCAATATGCTAATTTGTGCAGACATATGTAGGGGTGGAGTTTGTGACTTACTGCAGTAATTTTTATATTTGTGTTAATATTACCACAAAAAAACATGACCAGTTCAACTTGGGTAATTCGCGGGATTGCCCTCGCTgggggcggtctttaattttgtccctcaaattggtggtctttaacttttgcccttaagGCCCAAATTTTTGCCTCATGGGTAGAGACAGAATTTCTGCCATGCAAATTCTACCTTACGATTTTTTTTtgtactgagctggggttcgaacccacaacctcgagGTATTAAGTGAAGGGCAGAActtaaaaaccaccaatttgaagggtaaaattaaCGACCatccccaaatgaagggcaattcgTGCAAAAAATAGGTTCAAGTTTAGGCTAATTATTGACCCGCCCGTTTATTAGCTCAGCCCATACTAACCAATAAGAAACGTtgccatttttaaaaaaaaattatttgatatgttatatatagccacAACAAAAAAATTTACAACGATTTTATTAGGTacttaaaaattatataaaaaaaagacAGAAATTAAAATTTAGGTAAGAATTGGACGAGTTGAGTTATGACCAATTTTTTAGCCCATTTCAGACCAAGTAACTTTTTCCCATCTATTTATTAACTCAGTTTATTTGGCCCGCTCAAATTCAGGAACCCACtaagttaccaaaaaaaaaaaaaatatggttcGGCCTGTATCTATACAGCAAAAAGATTGCTATGTTCTAATAAaataagtactccctccgtcccaattttttaatcttgtggtcctaaattaaaaatATCTGTAATGTACTAAAACGtcattttgaattttgtgattttaaatttGTCATGTAGAATGTTTGAATTGTTAACTTATTAAATACATATAAAAAACACTCTTTTTAGGACAGATCAACATGGAAAGTAGAACGCTTAAATTAGAACGGAGGGGGTAGCAAAAATATTGTTATGACACGTTGAATAAAATAagggaaaagggttaaaaatacccctctactttggggaAAAGGCTAAATAAATCTTCAATTacaattttgggtcaaaaataccccttccATCAttgaagttttcaaatatactcatgtcttaacggaaatctccaaaataacccgatttcatttttaaattcACTCCATTTaaacccaactaaataaaaaacctATATGGGTTACCCACTCCTATGACTAGTGGCTCTAGATGTAGGACTCCGGAACAAGTTGATCGCGTATGGGCTTTTTATGTAGTTAGGTCGAGTTTAAAAAAGAAATCGAGTTATTTTAAGAGGTTTGAGGATTTCCGTAAAGATAggaatatatttaaaaaatttaataatGGGAGaatattttttatcaaaatttataACGGATGATATATTTAATCATTTTCCCAAAATAGAGGggcattttgaccctttttccatAAAATAAAGTAGTACGAAGATTATATTGGGTAGGAAAGGCGAAACATTTGGTACAGACATTGAGACATATCACTAAAAAGAAATAAGAATGGCTTAGCGCAAACAAATATCCGTCAGAAAAATTGTACTATTCTTATTGGTCCAGCTGTCCAAAAGAGGAGAAAAAGgcataaatggtcccttaactatgacagtaggttcaaaatagtcccttaattatacacttaacggttttggtcctttaagtttgccataagttaatataaatggtccctcaactatgagggttggttaaaaatagtcccttaagtatgcacgtaacagttttggtcctttaagttcgccaaatgttaacacttttagtctccaacaaaatattcatcgaactctgtttgttagatttgtcgagaactatgaaaaaattagcgagaactcacatttgggtgtacgtattactaaagaaaaggccaaataACTTAGGATAAAATCGACGGACATCAATCGGTTATAGGTAAAAACAGAAGAAAAATCTACAGACTTGATAATATCAaaaaatagtgtctcggaacacaaagacGAACTCTGTAGATTAAGGGACCATTTACGTCCTTTTCTTCTCCGAAAGAGTAAAAAAGGCGCCATTGCGTAGCTTGCACACtaaaaagcaagaaaaaaaaccCTCAGCCTTGTTCCTGAATCGGCGCACCATGGAGACAGAGCAAAAGATATGGTGCATTTTCGCTTTATTTTTCTCTGTGATAGCCATGGCTGCTATTATCACACACGCATTATGGTTCGTCGCCACTGTTGCAGCGCCTCTACTATTAACCGGTATCATATCAGTCCTCCGGAACTTACATCCTTTTCCAGTAGTCATGATTGTGCCTCCCAATGGTCCGACTTTCGACGGTGTAGGAATGATGGGGGCCATGTTTTTACTATTTCTTTTAAATGTAGAAAACGCCGTTAATATTCCAATTGTGTGCGTGTTTATCTCTGTGTCTTTTGCAGCTTTGGGATATTTTTGTGTGTTGATGATGGTTAGGCCTGTGAATACTGATTTCGGCATATTATATGGGCTTTGTTTCGTTTCTATTACTCTTGGATTACAAGAGTTTGAATGTGGATGGCAGACTAGGGTAGTGATCGGGGTTTCTAGTTTGATGCTTCTTCTTCGAGGTCTTTTGGAGATGAATGCTGCTAGAAGACGTGCTGCTCCTCTTCCTGCTGCTAGAGAGTGATGAGTGATGAGAGAAGGAATAGTTCTAATTTAGTATACTTAATTAGTTTTATTAAGTAGAAAAAGTTGTTTGATACTAGCAGTAGACTAGTAATAGTGATGACTGATTAATTAAAGAAGAAAAAAGCCCCAGCTTTTTAGTTAGTCCTAATTTAGTAATTGGTTTTATTAATTACAAAAAGTTGTTTAATAGTAGCAGTAgactagtagtagtagtagttagTTGTACTACTGCTACAAAGTTGTCTCGTTTTAACTTTTTGCTGTTAATACGAAGTGTTCCAAGGTGTTGTCtgttagtataaaaaaaaaagttactttaTCCCAAATTTAAGTGATGTTATTCAAATTTCGAGAGTCAACTTCTTAATTTTGACCATGAGATTGAGGTTTGGATTAAAAGGGAAGTGGGTAAGGTTTTGGGGTGGTTAATTTAATTGATATGGGTTTTAATTTGGTGGGAGCAGTAAGTGATGTGGACCTTTAATTGAAGGTCACGTGTCCAATCATGATATTTTGAAACTGACTATTTGAGTCGTTAAAGGTAAGAGGTACAAATGTGCACTTTTGGTCACGGCGATGACATAAATGTGCCCAAATATTAAAGAGTGTATGGCTAAGCCATTTCgaatagttcgatgacataattAAACTTTTGCCCCTATAATAATAAAACGATTTGATTATCTTTAAACTAAGTTGGCTCCTTCACAAGGGGATAGACGTAATAAACAACAAACTAAATTGCGAAAGGTACGTATCGTAAAAAGTGGATAGTTGAGCTAAAAATGGCAAGCTAGATGCCTCTATGGACACCCAACTtaattttccttaaaaatttgGGATGATATGAAGTCCAAATTGGCCAATGAGAAATCTTATTCAAAGAAAAGCCTCTTTTGTGGCTCTCTCACTGTTGAAAGCAATAGTGAGTAGAAATTGGTAGTTGCAGAAATCAATTCGTAAGAAAAGCAGCCAAATTTTACTGCAGTTTTTTACTGGACTACCATATACCCGAGAAACGTCTACAACAACATCTTGATTTCTTACTTTCAAACTTAAGGCAAGGACATAAGGGCACAATCAAGTCTTTCATTTGGTA includes these proteins:
- the LOC132611261 gene encoding disease resistance protein RUN1-like, whose amino-acid sequence is MRESDMQEFGLNFQCWKKLDLSDSKRLRRTPNFNGSRSLETLWLHGCSSLTEIHPSIGNLDRLIDLDFSGCKKLTDLPSSICRLKSLETLDICRCSSLQTLPVDLGDMRCLKFLAASDTGIKQLPRSVEMLKDLKNLDVGGKYIEAKRSFSRRRVPRIQSLSTFLSCLVLKNCGFSEADIPRDIGSLSSLTYLDMSGNSFL